A window of Streptomyces sp. NBC_01241 genomic DNA:
CCCGGCACAGCGCGCACCATCTGCACCACCTGGTCGGGTCGTCGGCGATGGTGTACATGGCGGTGGCGATGGCACCGGGCGGTGGAGGGGCCCATGGTGAGCACGGCGGGCACGCGGGCCACGGCGTCGCGGCGACGGCCGGGGGCATACCCCTGCTGACCGGACTCCTGCTGGCCTACTACGCGGCGTATGTACTGAGGTCGGGGACCCGGTTGATACCAGTGGCCACCATGGCGGGCGGTAGCGGGCCGGTCGCGGGTGGGCCGCTCGGTGGTGGCTGGGCCGCTCGTCCCGAGCTGGCTCTCGCCTGTCGGCTGACCATGGGCATAGCCATGTTCGCGATGCTGCTCACTCTCTGAGAGATCTGCCGGATCCGCGAGACAGCGGGTGGGCCAAACCGTGGCGTACATCACTTGCCGTGCAGAGCCATACCCGTGGGTACCACGCCGCTCATAGGCTGGCGTCATGTTGGTCTCCCTAGCGCTGCTGCTGCTCGGTGCACTGGCCGCCGTCGTGACCCCGCGTCTGATGGCGCGGGCGCAGTGGCCGGAGCGTGAGCCCGTTGTCGCGCTGTGGGTGTGGCAGTGCGTGGTGGCCGGGGTGCTGCTCTGTTTCGCGCTCTCCATGACGTTCAGCGCGGCCGCGGCCTGGCAAGCGGTGCGCGGGCATGTGTTCGCGCCGGCGCCGCGTGCCGTGGTGGAAGCGTATGCGCTGGGCGGACACGGGCGGTGGTCCGCCACCATGGCCGTGCTGCTGGCGCTCGGCGGGGTATGGACGGCGGCGATGCTGACCCGGGAGATCCGTCGCGCCCGAGTGCGTCGCAGGCGGCGCCGGACCGAATTGCTGGTGCGTTCCCCGCTGATGCCTGGGGAGGAGCCCGGCAGCGGCCGGCTCGTCGTGCTGGAGGGAGAGCGCCCGGATGCCTGGTGGCTGCCGGGTGCGGCGCCTCAACTGGTCATCACCACCGCGGCGCTGGGCCGCCTGAAGGGGCGTCAGCTGGATGCGGTACTCGCTCACGAGCAGGGTCACGCGAAGGCCCGGCACGACTGGCTGCTGCACTGTTCCGGCGCGCTCGCGAGCGGGTTTCCCCAGGTGCCGGTGTTCGCGGCCTTCCGCGACGAGATGCACCGGCTGGTCGAACTGGCCGCGGACGATGTGGCGTCGAGGCGTTTCGGGCGGCTGACGATCGCCCTGGCCCTGGTGGAACTCAACGAGGACCGCGGCGTGTTCGGCCCCTGCCCGACGCCGGACGCCGAGCTCCCGCTGCGGGTGAACCGGCTGCTGACCCCGGTGGAGCGGCTCACGGCCGGCCGTCGGCTCCGGCTGACCGCGGCGGCCGCCCTGGTGCCGGTGGTTCCTCTTCTGGTGGCCTTCCTTCCGGGACTCACAGCACTGGGATAGCCGGGGACGCGGAGCTTCCGCGAAGATCGCCCCATGTCATCCCCGTTGCCGGTACCACCGGCCCGCACCCGTTCCCACGTGAGCCCCTTCGGCACGGCCGTGGTCTGCACCGCTCTCGCCCTGGTCCTGCTGATCCTGGTCGCCGGGCGCTGGTCGCCGTTGATGACGCTGGACCGTACGGTCGCGGATGTCCTGCACCGAAGGGCGGTCACCGAACCCGGCCTCGTCCACGCCAACCGGGTCCTGACCGACTGGGTATGGGATCCGTGGACGATGCGCGCCCTGATCACGGTGGCCGTGGTGGTGCTGTGGTGGCGCGGGGCGCGGGCGCTCGCGGTGTGGATCGCCCTGACGAGCGTGCTGTCGGCTCTCCTGCAGCAGGGGCTGAAGTCCGCGGTCGGCCGGGAGCGGCCGCGGTGGCCGGACCCGGTGGATTCCGCTCACTACGCCGCGTTCCCGTCGGGTCACGCCATGACGGCGATGGTGAGCTGCGGTCTGCTGCTCTGGCTGCTGCGCAGGCACGGCGCGGGGCCCCGGGTGTGGCGGGCGGCGCTGGTGGTGGCCTGGGTCTCGGTGATCGGGGTGGGCGTCACCCGGCTCTACCTGGGGGTGCACTGGCCGAGCGACGTACTGGGCGGCTGGCTGCTGGGGGCGGCTCTGGCCGGGTTCTCCATCGCCGGTTTCGCCCGGTACGAAGAGCGCGGCGGGCCGGCCTTGCCGCGGCGCTCCTGAACCGGGGAGGATCGCGTCCATGCAGATCAAGGGTGTGCTCTTCGACTTCTCCGGGACTCTCTTCCGTATCGAATCGGTCCAATCCTGGTTGCGCGCGGCCCTCGCCGAGCGGGAGGTGGAGGTGAGCGAGGCCGACTTCGAGCGGTACGCGCGAGGGCTGGAGGCTGCCGGTGCGTTGCCGGGCGGTCCGCTTCCCCGGCACGTTCCCGAGCGGCTCGCCGAAGTGTGGGCCACCCGTGACGAGAGCATGGACCTCCACCGGGAGGCGTACACGGGGCTGGCGCGGCAGGTGTCCCTCCCGGATCCCGGGCTGTACGACGCGCTGTACGAGCGGCACAGGTCACCCGCCGCCTGGCTGCCGTACCCGGACGCGGCGGAGGTGCTCGGCGCACTGCGCGACCGCGGCATCCGCATCGGTGTCGTCAGCAACATCGGCTGGGACCTGCGGCCGGTCTTCCGGGCGCACGGTCTGGACACCCTGATTGACGCCTACGTCTTGTCGTACCAGCACGGCGTCCAGAAGCCGGACACACGCCTCTTCCACACAGCCTGCACACTTCTCGGGCAGGATCCGGCGGATGTGGTGATGGTCGGCGACGACCGGCACGCGGACGGCGGGGCGGCCGCGCTGGGCTGCGACGTGCGCTTTGTCCACCATCTGCCGGTGGAGCAGCGGCCCGACGGGCTGCGGACGCTCGGACTGGTGCCGGGCGTTGCCCGAGAGACATGTGAGAGATGTCCCTGACGCGCAATGGGTCGGATTATCACAACGTGGCCTTAGCCTGTATGCATGCCCCGTCGACCCGGCTCCTCCGA
This region includes:
- a CDS encoding phosphatase PAP2 family protein, translated to MSSPLPVPPARTRSHVSPFGTAVVCTALALVLLILVAGRWSPLMTLDRTVADVLHRRAVTEPGLVHANRVLTDWVWDPWTMRALITVAVVVLWWRGARALAVWIALTSVLSALLQQGLKSAVGRERPRWPDPVDSAHYAAFPSGHAMTAMVSCGLLLWLLRRHGAGPRVWRAALVVAWVSVIGVGVTRLYLGVHWPSDVLGGWLLGAALAGFSIAGFARYEERGGPALPRRS
- a CDS encoding DUF5134 domain-containing protein, producing MHGPAVSGWLLMALCGVTGAYCLLRTRGETGEERRAARAEALMGFGMAAMAVPAAVVTPPVWGWAVYAVLFGLSSLRALWFARHSAHHLHHLVGSSAMVYMAVAMAPGGGGAHGEHGGHAGHGVAATAGGIPLLTGLLLAYYAAYVLRSGTRLIPVATMAGGSGPVAGGPLGGGWAARPELALACRLTMGIAMFAMLLTL
- a CDS encoding HAD family hydrolase; this translates as MQIKGVLFDFSGTLFRIESVQSWLRAALAEREVEVSEADFERYARGLEAAGALPGGPLPRHVPERLAEVWATRDESMDLHREAYTGLARQVSLPDPGLYDALYERHRSPAAWLPYPDAAEVLGALRDRGIRIGVVSNIGWDLRPVFRAHGLDTLIDAYVLSYQHGVQKPDTRLFHTACTLLGQDPADVVMVGDDRHADGGAAALGCDVRFVHHLPVEQRPDGLRTLGLVPGVARETCERCP
- a CDS encoding M56 family metallopeptidase; amino-acid sequence: MLVSLALLLLGALAAVVTPRLMARAQWPEREPVVALWVWQCVVAGVLLCFALSMTFSAAAAWQAVRGHVFAPAPRAVVEAYALGGHGRWSATMAVLLALGGVWTAAMLTREIRRARVRRRRRRTELLVRSPLMPGEEPGSGRLVVLEGERPDAWWLPGAAPQLVITTAALGRLKGRQLDAVLAHEQGHAKARHDWLLHCSGALASGFPQVPVFAAFRDEMHRLVELAADDVASRRFGRLTIALALVELNEDRGVFGPCPTPDAELPLRVNRLLTPVERLTAGRRLRLTAAAALVPVVPLLVAFLPGLTALG